One stretch of Streptomyces sp. R21 DNA includes these proteins:
- a CDS encoding peptidoglycan DD-metalloendopeptidase family protein yields MNDRHPSGTVIPPAPASDATSAHYASPYGQQGAHYGDFTTYDGYAATGYDAHYDAQANTTGTYTIANDATSSFATDPLFGDMPGTGTDMGTGSGTGSYDATQWNTGSHQTLNYDPYAAQHQAAYDTGSYETTTWAAGYQQLADIPAQHPGPDASGQWDSSAWLQPEQQADRTQQWTAQTQDTGAYDATQWNSAGDHDGHDSYSHHDGYAPASVPEPFDHDGYAPASAPEPFDQQATATFEHVAYDFEHPAAEDGELETEGDADDAYGAPLLDDVEEVTPLPASRSASRSGSRSRRRSPAKRSALLTIAVPSACVMGVAGIAAASVGTLSSDDSKDTTASAPDATAVKPSAANNKLDTQLRNLSAGADDFADRASRTQERIDLKAQQAADKKKALEEAARKERLRPKFALPVTQKGLSAYFGQAGVNWMSVHTGIDFPVSYGTTVMSATDGTVRTQWNSAYGNMAIVTAKDGTETWYCHLSSYKVASGTVVKAGDPIAFSGNSGNSTGPHLHFEVRPAGGSAIDPLPWLRSHGLDPT; encoded by the coding sequence GTGAACGACCGTCACCCGTCGGGGACCGTGATTCCCCCGGCTCCGGCTTCCGATGCCACATCGGCGCACTACGCGTCGCCGTACGGCCAGCAGGGAGCCCACTACGGTGACTTCACCACGTACGACGGCTACGCCGCCACCGGTTATGACGCGCACTACGACGCCCAGGCGAACACCACGGGCACGTACACGATCGCGAACGACGCGACGTCGAGTTTCGCCACCGACCCGCTCTTCGGCGACATGCCGGGCACCGGGACCGACATGGGCACCGGCAGCGGTACCGGTTCGTACGATGCCACGCAGTGGAACACCGGCAGCCACCAGACGCTGAACTACGACCCGTATGCGGCGCAGCACCAGGCCGCGTACGACACGGGCAGCTACGAGACGACCACCTGGGCGGCGGGTTACCAGCAGCTCGCCGACATCCCCGCCCAGCATCCGGGCCCCGACGCCTCGGGCCAGTGGGACTCGAGCGCCTGGCTCCAGCCCGAGCAGCAAGCCGACCGGACGCAGCAGTGGACCGCGCAGACCCAGGACACGGGTGCGTACGACGCCACGCAGTGGAACTCGGCGGGCGACCACGACGGTCATGACAGCTACAGCCACCACGACGGCTACGCGCCCGCGTCTGTGCCTGAACCTTTCGACCACGACGGCTACGCGCCCGCGTCCGCACCGGAACCTTTCGACCAGCAGGCCACCGCCACCTTCGAGCACGTGGCGTACGACTTCGAGCATCCGGCCGCCGAGGACGGCGAGTTGGAGACCGAGGGCGATGCGGACGACGCCTACGGGGCGCCGCTGCTCGACGACGTCGAAGAGGTCACGCCCCTCCCGGCCTCTCGCTCCGCCTCCCGGTCCGGTTCGCGTTCACGCCGCCGCAGTCCGGCGAAGCGCTCCGCCCTGCTGACCATCGCCGTGCCCTCGGCCTGCGTGATGGGCGTCGCGGGAATCGCCGCCGCCTCCGTGGGGACGCTGAGCAGCGACGACAGCAAGGACACGACGGCGAGCGCGCCCGACGCGACCGCGGTGAAACCGTCCGCCGCCAACAACAAGCTGGACACCCAGCTCCGGAACCTCTCCGCGGGCGCCGACGACTTCGCCGACCGGGCCAGCCGCACCCAGGAACGCATCGACCTCAAGGCCCAGCAGGCGGCCGACAAGAAGAAGGCGTTGGAGGAGGCGGCCCGCAAGGAGCGGCTGCGTCCGAAGTTCGCCCTCCCCGTGACGCAGAAGGGGCTCAGCGCCTACTTCGGCCAGGCGGGCGTCAACTGGATGTCCGTGCACACGGGCATCGACTTCCCGGTGTCGTACGGCACGACGGTGATGTCCGCGACGGACGGCACCGTGCGGACGCAGTGGAACAGCGCGTACGGGAACATGGCGATCGTGACCGCCAAGGACGGCACGGAGACGTGGTACTGCCATCTCTCCAGCTACAAGGTCGCGTCGGGCACGGTCGTGAAGGCCGGCGACCCGATCGCGTTCTCCGGGAACTCCGGCAACTCCACGGGCCCGCACCTGCACTTCGAGGTCCGCCCGGCCGGCGGTTCGGCCATCGACCCGCTGCCGTGGCTGCGCAGTCACGGGCTGGACCCGACGTAA
- a CDS encoding AAA family ATPase, with the protein MSVSVDPMSVNPPAHETDEALRPHAETAFAAELAALAAQDDRPRPARWRLSPWAVATYLLGGTLPDGTVITPKYVGPRRIVEVAVTTLATDRALLLLGVPGTAKTWVSEHLAAAVSGDSTLLVQGTAGTPEEAIRYGWNYAQLLANGPSRAALVPSPVMRAMAEGMTARVEELTRIPADVQDSLITILSEKTLPIPELGSEVQAVRGFNLIATANDRDRGVNELSSALRRRFNTVVLPLPESAEAEVDIVSRRVDQIGRSLELPAVPEGIEEIRRVVTVFRELRDGITTDGRTKLKSPSGTLSTAEAISVVTGGLALAAHFGDGVLRASDVAAGILGAVVRDPAADRVIWQEYLEAVVRERDGWKDFYRACREVSA; encoded by the coding sequence ATGTCTGTGTCCGTTGACCCGATGTCCGTGAATCCGCCCGCGCACGAGACGGACGAGGCGTTGCGCCCGCACGCCGAGACCGCCTTCGCGGCCGAACTCGCGGCGCTGGCGGCGCAGGACGACCGGCCCCGCCCGGCCCGCTGGCGGCTGTCGCCCTGGGCGGTGGCGACGTATCTGCTGGGCGGCACCCTGCCGGACGGCACGGTGATCACGCCCAAGTACGTGGGCCCCCGCCGCATCGTCGAGGTCGCCGTCACCACCCTCGCCACCGACCGCGCCCTTCTCCTGCTCGGTGTGCCGGGCACCGCCAAGACCTGGGTGTCCGAGCACCTGGCGGCAGCGGTCAGCGGTGACTCGACGCTGCTCGTGCAGGGCACCGCCGGGACCCCCGAGGAGGCGATCCGCTACGGCTGGAACTACGCGCAGCTGCTCGCGAACGGCCCCAGCCGCGCCGCGCTCGTGCCGAGCCCCGTCATGCGGGCCATGGCGGAGGGGATGACCGCCCGCGTCGAGGAGCTGACCCGCATCCCGGCGGACGTACAGGACTCGCTGATCACGATCCTCTCGGAAAAGACCCTGCCGATACCGGAGTTGGGGTCGGAGGTGCAGGCCGTCCGCGGCTTCAACCTCATCGCCACGGCCAACGACCGGGACCGCGGGGTCAACGAGCTGTCCAGCGCCCTGCGTCGCCGCTTCAACACGGTGGTGCTGCCACTGCCGGAGAGCGCCGAGGCCGAGGTCGACATCGTCTCGCGCCGCGTCGACCAGATCGGCCGCTCCCTCGAACTGCCGGCCGTGCCCGAGGGCATCGAGGAGATCCGCCGGGTCGTCACCGTCTTCCGCGAGCTGCGCGACGGGATCACGACCGACGGGCGCACGAAGCTCAAGTCGCCGAGTGGCACGCTCTCCACCGCGGAGGCGATCTCCGTCGTCACGGGCGGGCTCGCGCTCGCGGCCCACTTCGGGGACGGCGTCCTGCGCGCGAGCGACGTCGCGGCGGGCATCCTCGGCGCCGTCGTCCGCGACCCGGCGGCCGACCGGGTCATCTGGCAGGAGTACTTGGAAGCGGTCGTCCGCGAGCGGGACGGCTGGAAGGACTTCTACCGGGCCTGCCGGGAGGTGAGCGCATGA
- a CDS encoding VWA domain-containing protein — protein MTTSADASGVSGASDERLRRWRLVLGGDAADGTGCALAGRDAAMDGALTALYGKGDKPQAGRDRSAGLGASAPSIARWLGDIRTYFPSSVVQVMQRDAIDRLGLSALLLEPEMLEAVEADVHLVGTLLSLNKAMPETTKETARAVVRKVVEDLEKRLATRTRATLTGALDRSARISRPRHHDIDWNRTIAANLKHYLPEYRTIVPERLIGYGRASQSVKKEVVLCIDQSGSMAASVVYASVFGAVLASMRSIATRLVVFDTAVVDLTDQLDDPVDVLFGTQLGGGTDINRALAYCQSQITRPADTVVVLISDLYEGGIRNEMLKRVAAMKASGVQFVTLLALSDEGAPAYDREHAAALAALDAPAFACTPDLFPDVMAAAIEKRPLPIPDTR, from the coding sequence ATGACCACATCGGCGGACGCGAGCGGAGTGAGTGGCGCGAGTGACGAGCGGCTTCGGCGGTGGCGGCTGGTGCTCGGGGGTGACGCGGCGGACGGCACCGGGTGTGCGCTCGCCGGGCGGGACGCGGCGATGGACGGAGCGCTCACCGCGCTGTACGGGAAGGGGGACAAGCCGCAGGCGGGGCGGGACCGTTCGGCGGGGCTCGGGGCGTCGGCGCCGTCCATCGCGCGCTGGCTCGGGGACATCCGGACGTACTTCCCGTCGTCCGTCGTCCAGGTGATGCAGCGGGACGCCATCGACCGGCTCGGCCTCTCCGCGCTGCTGCTGGAGCCGGAGATGCTGGAGGCGGTGGAGGCCGACGTCCACCTCGTCGGCACGCTGCTCTCGCTCAACAAGGCGATGCCCGAGACGACGAAGGAGACGGCACGGGCGGTTGTGCGCAAGGTCGTCGAGGACCTGGAGAAGAGGCTCGCCACCCGCACCCGGGCCACGCTCACCGGGGCCCTCGACCGCAGCGCCCGCATCAGCAGGCCCCGCCACCACGACATCGACTGGAACCGCACGATCGCGGCGAACCTCAAGCACTACCTGCCCGAGTACCGCACGATCGTTCCGGAGCGGCTGATCGGTTACGGGCGCGCGTCGCAGTCGGTGAAGAAGGAGGTCGTCCTCTGCATCGACCAGTCGGGGTCGATGGCGGCATCCGTCGTCTACGCCTCCGTGTTCGGCGCCGTCCTCGCGTCCATGCGGTCCATCGCCACCCGCCTCGTCGTCTTCGACACCGCCGTCGTCGACCTCACCGACCAGCTCGACGATCCCGTGGACGTCCTCTTCGGCACGCAGCTCGGCGGCGGCACGGACATCAACAGGGCGCTCGCGTACTGCCAGTCGCAGATCACCCGGCCCGCCGACACGGTCGTGGTGCTCATCAGCGACCTCTACGAAGGAGGGATACGGAACGAGATGCTCAAGAGGGTGGCGGCGATGAAGGCGTCGGGGGTGCAGTTCGTGACCCTGCTGGCGCTCTCCGACGAAGGGGCGCCCGCATACGACCGCGAGCACGCGGCGGCGCTCGCCGCGCTGGACGCACCGGCGTTCGCGTGCACTCCGGATCTGTTTCCCGACGTGATGGCGGCGGCGATAGAGAAGCGGCCGCTCCCGATTCCGGACACCAGGTGA
- a CDS encoding esterase/lipase family protein: MKVTRAMLPFYPLCQRLFPSRLAGLSVALLKATALEIAILAGHLLLYPSGIVQERRSTPALPAPDTTQLPTEAKPPVVLLHGFIDNRSVFVLLRRSLAQHGRQQIESLNYSPLTCDIRTAAALLGRHIEEICERTGHERVDVVGHSLGGLIARYYVQRLDGDVRVRTLVTLGTPHSGTRVVPVMNAHPIVRQMRPGSDVIEELQRPAPGCRTHFVSFWSDLDHLMDPLETACIDHPDLLVQNVRVSGIGHLALPVHPAVATGIRQALDVEETGARAAAHAGGLTVA; encoded by the coding sequence ATGAAGGTCACCAGGGCAATGCTCCCCTTTTATCCGCTCTGCCAGCGGCTGTTCCCGAGCAGACTGGCAGGACTCTCGGTGGCCCTCCTGAAGGCGACGGCCCTGGAGATCGCGATCCTCGCCGGGCACCTCCTCCTCTATCCATCCGGAATCGTCCAGGAGCGCCGGTCCACCCCGGCCCTCCCCGCACCGGACACCACCCAGCTGCCGACCGAGGCCAAACCGCCGGTCGTCCTGCTGCACGGCTTCATCGACAACCGCTCGGTCTTCGTCCTGCTGCGCCGCTCGCTCGCCCAGCACGGCCGGCAGCAGATCGAGTCGCTGAACTACTCGCCGCTGACGTGCGACATCCGCACCGCGGCCGCGCTGCTCGGGCGGCATATAGAGGAGATCTGCGAGCGCACCGGCCATGAGCGGGTGGACGTCGTCGGGCACAGCCTCGGCGGGCTCATCGCTCGCTACTACGTACAGCGGCTCGACGGCGACGTCCGCGTCCGCACGCTCGTCACGCTCGGCACACCGCACTCGGGCACCCGGGTCGTCCCGGTGATGAACGCGCATCCGATCGTCCGTCAGATGCGCCCGGGCTCGGACGTGATCGAGGAGCTGCAGAGGCCCGCCCCCGGCTGCCGTACGCATTTCGTGAGTTTCTGGAGCGATCTGGACCACTTGATGGATCCGCTGGAGACGGCCTGCATCGACCACCCGGACCTGCTCGTGCAGAACGTGCGGGTGAGCGGCATCGGGCATCTCGCCCTGCCCGTGCATCCCGCCGTCGCGACCGGCATACGGCAGGCGCTCGATGTCGAGGAAACGGGAGCCCGCGCCGCCGCTCATGCAGGAGGCCTGACGGTGGCGTAA
- a CDS encoding cobalamin B12-binding domain-containing protein, whose translation MGVAAGPIRVVVAKPGLDGHDRGAKVIARALRDAGMEVIYTGLHQTPEQIVDTAIQEDADAIGLSILSGAHNTLFAAVIELLKEREAEDIKVFGGGIIPEADIAPLKEKGVAEIFTPGATTASIVDWVRANVRQPAGA comes from the coding sequence ATGGGTGTGGCAGCCGGTCCGATCCGCGTCGTGGTGGCCAAGCCGGGGCTCGACGGCCACGATCGTGGGGCCAAGGTGATCGCGCGGGCGCTGCGCGACGCCGGTATGGAGGTCATCTACACCGGCCTTCATCAGACCCCCGAGCAGATCGTCGACACCGCGATCCAGGAGGACGCCGACGCGATCGGCCTCTCGATCCTCTCCGGCGCCCACAACACGCTGTTCGCCGCGGTGATCGAGCTCCTCAAGGAGCGCGAGGCGGAGGACATCAAGGTGTTCGGCGGCGGCATCATTCCCGAGGCGGACATCGCTCCGCTGAAGGAGAAGGGCGTCGCGGAGATCTTCACGCCGGGGGCTACTACGGCGTCGATCGTGGACTGGGTGCGGGCCAACGTTCGGCAGCCTGCCGGCGCGTAG
- a CDS encoding DUF5682 family protein — protein MTGLQEEPTAGGGLRAEQTEAGCAPDTEGTGTRTGSYGYAYDDGPLLLGVRHHGPGSARAVRAALEAAAPRVVLIEGPPEADALIPLAADEDMRPPVALLAHVVDEPGRSAFWPLAEFSPEWVAIRWAGEHGVPARFIDLPATHTLAWGKDDTAPEQAEGAEEAEEAVRIDPLAVLAETAGYDDPERWWEDVVEHRSGAGTDPFLPFAVLGEAMGALREAYGVGGRDRDLVREAHMRLQVRAAQREFEDAVAVVCGAWHVPALRHKSTAAADRALLKGLPKAKADLTWVPWTHRRLSRVSGYGAGIDSPGWYGHLFGAPDRPVERWMTKVARLLREEDRIVSSAHVIEAVRLADTLAAMRGRPLPGLTETTDAVRAVMCEGSDVPLALVHDRLVVGDVLGEVPASAPAVPLQRDLTRLQRRLRLKPEALERELELDLRKETDAGRSRLLHRLRLLGVEWGEPAVSRGSTGTFRETWRLRWEPELSVRVAEAGVWGTTVLSAATAKAETDAVSARALADVTALAERCLLAELPDALPVVMRVLADRAALDADVGHLAQALPALVRSLRYGDVRGTDTHALTDVAAGLAERIFVGLPPACAALDAEAAEEMRRHVEAVHGAVALLGETLTASPGGIRGRWHAVLKVLAGRDTVPGVIRGRAVRLLLDDGELAQDEAARLMGLVLSPGTEPGDAAAWIEGFVGGGSGGGMLLVHDERLLGLVDAWLTGVPAEAFTDVLPLLRRTFSAYEAGVRRTLGELVRRGPGAPGGAGTATSGIPGFASDLDPERADAVLPVLRLLLGLDEDTAETDNDLAGVAP, from the coding sequence ATGACCGGACTCCAGGAGGAGCCGACCGCGGGGGGTGGGCTCAGGGCGGAGCAGACCGAGGCCGGCTGTGCGCCGGACACCGAAGGGACGGGGACCCGGACGGGCTCGTACGGCTATGCGTACGACGACGGACCGCTGCTGCTCGGCGTACGGCATCACGGCCCAGGTTCGGCTCGTGCCGTGCGGGCCGCGCTGGAGGCGGCCGCGCCCCGCGTCGTACTGATCGAGGGGCCACCGGAGGCGGACGCGCTGATCCCTCTTGCCGCCGACGAGGACATGCGGCCCCCCGTCGCCCTCCTCGCCCACGTGGTGGACGAGCCCGGCCGCTCGGCCTTCTGGCCGCTGGCCGAGTTCTCGCCGGAGTGGGTGGCGATCCGCTGGGCCGGGGAGCACGGGGTTCCGGCCCGGTTCATCGACCTCCCGGCGACCCACACCCTGGCGTGGGGGAAGGACGACACCGCCCCGGAACAGGCCGAAGGCGCCGAGGAAGCCGAGGAGGCCGTGCGGATCGACCCCCTGGCCGTGCTGGCCGAGACCGCCGGTTACGACGACCCCGAGCGCTGGTGGGAGGACGTGGTCGAGCACCGGAGCGGGGCGGGCACGGATCCGTTCCTGCCGTTCGCGGTGCTGGGCGAGGCGATGGGCGCGCTGCGCGAGGCCTACGGGGTCGGGGGCCGCGACCGGGACCTGGTGCGGGAGGCGCACATGCGGCTCCAGGTGCGGGCGGCGCAGCGGGAGTTCGAGGACGCCGTGGCGGTGGTGTGCGGGGCCTGGCACGTGCCCGCGCTGCGGCACAAGAGCACGGCCGCCGCCGACCGGGCGCTGCTGAAGGGGCTGCCCAAGGCGAAGGCCGACCTGACCTGGGTGCCCTGGACGCACCGCCGGCTGTCCCGCGTCAGCGGGTACGGCGCGGGCATCGACTCGCCGGGTTGGTACGGGCATCTGTTCGGCGCCCCCGATCGCCCGGTCGAGCGCTGGATGACGAAGGTGGCGAGGCTGCTGCGCGAGGAGGACAGGATCGTCTCCTCCGCCCATGTCATCGAGGCCGTACGGCTGGCCGACACACTCGCGGCGATGCGTGGCCGCCCGCTGCCGGGGCTGACCGAGACCACCGACGCCGTACGCGCGGTGATGTGCGAGGGATCGGACGTGCCGCTGGCGCTCGTGCACGACCGGCTCGTGGTCGGCGATGTGCTGGGCGAGGTGCCCGCGTCGGCGCCCGCGGTGCCGTTGCAGCGGGACCTCACGCGGCTCCAGCGGCGACTGCGGCTCAAACCGGAGGCGCTGGAGCGGGAGTTGGAGCTCGACCTGCGCAAGGAGACGGACGCCGGGCGGAGCAGACTGCTGCACCGGCTGCGCCTCCTGGGCGTCGAATGGGGCGAGCCCGCCGTGTCGCGCGGCAGCACGGGCACCTTCCGGGAGACCTGGAGGCTGCGCTGGGAGCCGGAGCTGTCCGTGCGGGTCGCCGAGGCCGGGGTCTGGGGCACGACCGTGCTGTCCGCCGCGACCGCCAAGGCCGAGACGGACGCCGTCTCCGCACGTGCCCTGGCCGATGTCACCGCACTCGCCGAGCGCTGCCTCCTTGCCGAACTCCCGGACGCGCTGCCCGTGGTGATGCGGGTCCTCGCCGACCGGGCCGCACTGGACGCGGACGTCGGCCACCTCGCCCAGGCCCTGCCCGCCCTGGTCCGCTCCCTGCGCTACGGCGACGTACGCGGCACGGACACACACGCCCTCACCGATGTGGCGGCGGGCCTCGCGGAGCGGATCTTCGTCGGCCTCCCGCCGGCCTGCGCGGCCCTCGACGCCGAAGCCGCCGAGGAGATGCGCCGCCATGTGGAGGCGGTGCACGGAGCGGTGGCCCTGCTGGGGGAGACGCTCACCGCGTCGCCCGGCGGTATACGCGGCCGCTGGCATGCGGTGCTCAAGGTGCTCGCCGGGCGCGACACCGTACCGGGAGTGATCCGCGGGCGGGCGGTGCGACTGCTCCTGGACGACGGGGAGTTGGCGCAGGACGAGGCCGCGCGGCTCATGGGGCTCGTCCTGTCACCGGGCACGGAGCCGGGGGACGCGGCGGCCTGGATCGAGGGGTTCGTCGGAGGCGGCTCCGGGGGCGGGATGCTGCTCGTGCACGACGAACGCCTGCTCGGGCTGGTGGACGCGTGGCTGACGGGGGTGCCGGCGGAGGCGTTCACCGATGTGCTGCCACTGCTGCGCCGCACGTTCTCGGCGTACGAGGCGGGCGTGCGCAGGACGCTGGGCGAGCTGGTCCGCCGCGGCCCCGGAGCGCCGGGTGGCGCGGGAACCGCCACCTCTGGCATACCCGGCTTCGCCTCCGACCTCGACCCCGAGCGCGCCGACGCCGTCCTGCCGGTGCTGCGCCTGCTGCTGGGGCTGGACGAGGACACAGCCGAAACCGACAACGACCTTGCGGGGGTGGCCCCATGA
- a CDS encoding DUF5691 domain-containing protein yields the protein MNEIPASAKPQETPEAPETPAGDSWEELVTVALLGTERRTPPRWSPGREAPMALLDAAAAGTLRRRAGLRPARAAARPEPAARDPRPALPPAAARRLSLLLADRPGTGGGGRRGAAPDLMELLPQWLALANERGYAAPPASLPALLDAARGRTDLRPAALAFAGPRALWLARLNPDWRFALHSMPGGGAALPGPDETERVQQLWQEGLFAERVALLAAIRAQDPAAARELLATTWATERAEDRLMFLDSLRMRLCAEDEPFLERALADRSRNVRATAAELLSALPDSALAARMADRAGSCVAVDRTQGVPTIVVEAPHECDARMERDGVVPKAPAGRGERSWWLGQLVESAPLAAWERRLGGRTPEEIVALPVTDDWQGELHAAWCRAAVRQRDSGWSRALLGVPSAPEAGGPGAVSLAERSKLLATLGSAERAEWVAGFIATHGLSEAFQLLGVCAVPWAGPLGRAVVDALNIARDAGSYPWSFSGVMGLAERCLDPAEAVRLEGLTAVPDEPENAAPGAGGYWAEAFQRLVTTLRLRAAMTAELTPP from the coding sequence ATGAACGAGATTCCCGCTTCCGCCAAGCCCCAGGAGACACCGGAGGCACCGGAGACGCCCGCCGGGGACTCCTGGGAGGAGCTCGTCACCGTGGCGCTGCTCGGGACCGAGCGGCGTACGCCACCGAGGTGGTCGCCCGGACGTGAGGCGCCCATGGCGCTGCTGGACGCGGCCGCCGCAGGGACCCTGCGGCGGCGGGCCGGGCTGCGGCCGGCCCGCGCGGCGGCCCGGCCCGAGCCGGCGGCACGGGATCCCCGCCCGGCACTGCCGCCCGCTGCGGCCCGCAGACTCAGCCTGCTGCTGGCGGACCGCCCCGGCACGGGAGGCGGCGGCCGCAGAGGGGCGGCGCCCGACCTGATGGAGCTGCTGCCGCAGTGGCTCGCCCTGGCGAACGAACGCGGATACGCGGCGCCCCCGGCGTCCCTGCCCGCACTCCTCGACGCCGCTCGGGGGCGTACGGATCTGCGGCCGGCGGCGCTGGCCTTCGCGGGCCCGCGCGCGCTGTGGCTGGCCCGGCTGAACCCGGACTGGCGGTTCGCCCTGCACTCCATGCCCGGCGGCGGTGCCGCGCTGCCAGGTCCGGACGAGACCGAGCGCGTCCAACAGCTGTGGCAGGAGGGCTTGTTCGCCGAGCGGGTCGCACTGCTCGCGGCGATACGGGCGCAGGATCCGGCGGCCGCGCGTGAGTTGCTCGCCACGACATGGGCGACGGAGCGCGCCGAGGACCGGCTGATGTTCCTCGACTCGTTGCGGATGCGACTGTGCGCGGAGGACGAGCCGTTCCTGGAACGGGCGCTGGCCGACCGGAGCCGCAATGTGCGGGCCACGGCCGCGGAGTTGCTGTCCGCGCTGCCGGATTCGGCGCTCGCCGCCCGGATGGCGGACCGGGCGGGTTCCTGCGTGGCCGTCGACCGGACTCAGGGGGTGCCGACGATCGTGGTCGAGGCTCCGCACGAGTGCGACGCGAGGATGGAGCGGGACGGTGTGGTGCCGAAAGCTCCGGCGGGACGGGGCGAACGTTCTTGGTGGCTGGGCCAGTTGGTCGAGTCGGCACCCCTCGCGGCATGGGAGCGGCGACTGGGAGGACGTACGCCCGAGGAGATCGTGGCGCTGCCCGTGACGGACGACTGGCAGGGCGAGCTGCATGCGGCGTGGTGCCGGGCGGCGGTGCGGCAGCGGGACTCGGGGTGGTCCAGAGCGCTCCTGGGGGTGCCTTCCGCCCCGGAGGCCGGAGGGCCGGGGGCGGTGTCGCTGGCGGAGCGGTCGAAGCTGCTCGCCACGTTGGGGTCAGCGGAGCGGGCCGAGTGGGTGGCGGGGTTCATCGCCACCCACGGGTTGTCGGAGGCGTTTCAGCTGCTCGGGGTGTGCGCGGTGCCCTGGGCGGGGCCGCTCGGGCGGGCGGTCGTCGACGCGCTCAACATCGCGCGGGACGCGGGGAGTTATCCATGGAGCTTCAGTGGAGTCATGGGGCTGGCCGAGCGCTGCCTCGATCCCGCGGAGGCCGTACGGCTGGAGGGGCTCACCGCGGTTCCGGACGAGCCGGAGAACGCGGCGCCCGGGGCCGGGGGCTACTGGGCCGAGGCGTTCCAACGCCTCGTCACCACGTTGCGCCTACGCGCGGCGATGACAGCGGAGCTCACCCCACCGTGA
- a CDS encoding SWIM zinc finger domain-containing protein produces the protein MTQQGVRWTADQVLALAPDAASRKAGSELGAAGPWSGAGRSDEGTVWGLCKGSGSKPYRTVIDIADSTGPAYKCSCPSRKFPCKHALGLLLLWADADDTVPRGPAPDWAEQWMEGRRERAQEKRTTDGASGAAAADPEAARRRAERRAERITAGAAELEQRLTDLLRVGLAAAEQAGYAPWEETAARMVDAQAPGLAARVRELGAIPSSGPGWPVRLLEECALLHLLDQGWLRRERLPDGLAATVRSRVGLTGSPDGPPVRDRWLVLAQYDTSDGHLTTRRIWLYGTESGRTALLLSYGAAGRAPELALPVGLAVEAELSAYPGAGQLRAALGERFAPPSPAGIRPPGVGPAQAAARYGAALRDDPWLDSVPVTLDRVVPTPDGDSWQLADADGDLALPLTPSARTRPGLWRLVSLSGGSPVTVFGECGHRGFTPLTAWPEGPGEAVTLC, from the coding sequence ATGACACAGCAGGGGGTGCGCTGGACAGCGGATCAGGTGCTGGCACTGGCGCCTGACGCCGCGTCACGCAAAGCGGGAAGCGAACTCGGCGCGGCCGGACCGTGGTCCGGGGCCGGGCGCAGCGACGAGGGGACGGTGTGGGGTCTGTGCAAGGGCAGTGGCAGCAAGCCGTATCGGACGGTCATCGACATCGCGGACTCCACCGGGCCCGCTTACAAGTGCAGTTGCCCCAGCCGCAAGTTCCCGTGCAAGCACGCGCTGGGACTGCTGCTGCTCTGGGCGGATGCGGACGACACGGTGCCGCGGGGGCCGGCGCCCGACTGGGCGGAGCAGTGGATGGAGGGGAGAAGAGAGCGCGCGCAGGAGAAACGGACGACGGACGGGGCATCTGGAGCGGCCGCGGCTGATCCGGAGGCGGCGCGGCGCAGGGCGGAGCGGCGGGCCGAACGGATCACGGCGGGGGCGGCGGAGCTGGAGCAGCGGCTGACGGACCTGCTGCGGGTCGGTCTGGCCGCCGCCGAGCAGGCGGGTTACGCGCCGTGGGAGGAGACGGCGGCCCGGATGGTCGACGCGCAGGCCCCCGGTCTGGCCGCGCGCGTAAGGGAGTTGGGAGCGATCCCGTCGTCCGGTCCGGGCTGGCCGGTGCGGCTGCTGGAGGAGTGCGCGCTGCTCCATCTCCTGGACCAGGGGTGGCTGCGGCGCGAGCGGCTGCCGGACGGCCTGGCCGCGACGGTCCGCTCCCGGGTCGGGCTGACCGGCTCGCCGGACGGCCCGCCGGTGCGTGACCGATGGCTGGTCCTGGCCCAGTACGACACCTCGGACGGCCATCTCACGACGCGCAGGATCTGGTTGTACGGGACAGAGTCCGGCCGCACGGCCCTGCTCCTCTCCTACGGAGCCGCCGGGCGCGCACCGGAGCTGGCACTGCCGGTGGGACTGGCCGTCGAGGCGGAGCTGTCGGCTTACCCGGGGGCAGGGCAGTTGCGGGCTGCGCTGGGAGAGCGCTTCGCACCTCCCTCTCCCGCGGGGATACGGCCGCCAGGGGTGGGCCCGGCACAGGCGGCGGCCCGCTACGGAGCCGCCCTGCGCGACGATCCCTGGCTGGACTCCGTCCCGGTGACCCTGGACCGGGTCGTCCCGACCCCGGACGGCGACTCCTGGCAACTGGCTGACGCCGACGGTGACTTGGCGCTGCCACTCACCCCGTCGGCCCGTACCCGTCCCGGCCTGTGGCGCCTCGTCTCCCTCTCCGGCGGTTCGCCCGTCACGGTCTTCGGCGAGTGCGGTCACCGCGGCTTCACTCCACTGACGGCCTGGCCGGAGGGACCGGGAGAAGCGGTGACGCTGTGCTGA